A window of Macaca thibetana thibetana isolate TM-01 chromosome 7, ASM2454274v1, whole genome shotgun sequence genomic DNA:
GGGACAATTTCTGGTGAAGGTACTCACAGCGACGCTTTTCTTCTCTGTAACCTGGGTACCGCTGCAGAGAAAAAGCATCCatgtcaaaaagtaaaaattcccATTTCTACCTTGCTTGCTTCCATTCCCCGACCTTGTCTTACCTTCCTGAACTTTTTATATTCCTGGACTATCTTGTCTTCCAGCACCTGAAACAGAAAATACTAGCACTGAGTTCAacattaagaaataaagagaggggtggccaggcacggtggctcacgcctgtaatcctagcactttgggtggccaaggtgggcagatcatgaggtcaggagatagagaccatcctggctaagacagtgaaacccatctcgactaaaaacaaaaaaattagccaggcgtggtggcaggcgcctgtagtcccagctacttgggaggctgaggctggagaatggcgtgaacccaggaggcgtagcttgcagtgagccgagatcgcgccactgcattccagcctgggcgaagtgactccatctcaaaaagaaaaaagagagaggggccaggcgcagtggctcaccctgtaatcccagcactttgggaggctgaggtgggtggatcacttgaggtcaggagttcaagaccagcctggccaacatggtgaaaccctgtctctactaaaaatacaaaaattagctgggcatggtggcacatacctataatcccagctattcggaaagctgaggcacgagaattgctttagcctaagaggtggaggttgcagtgagccaagactgtgcctgAGAGAGCtagactgtctccaaaaagagaAGTAACTTCCCTTCTCATTCTACTGAATGATACAATGATACAGACTAATTTTTCCCTTCAAACAGGTTTCCTTGTCATTGCTTAGTCACTTTATGAACACAGGCATATGGGTGGTTAGCAGGGGGTTAATGGCCAGTAGAGTTGGAAAGCTAGGCTGGGTCCTGTCCTTACCTTATATTCCGGAGTTCCTCGCTGAACTCTTTTAATCTCTGCTCCCAGCTCTATGAACCTTTGGCTTGCAGTCCCAACACGGGCATGCAGGATGCGGTATTCAGCATAATCTGTCTCAAAGTCCCGCTCATAGGCATGTTGCTGTTCTGCACTGCGGATGGCCCTGTATTGCCTGCCAGGAGCAGAGAGCTGTCACCTTCAATTTCATTGCCCCTGAAAAGCCCTCAGCTTCCAGGAAGTATATCTTAATATATGCACAAGGCTTCATGAAATTGGAAAAAGCAAGGGAACTCACAGGAGATAGTCTGGTACATCTTCAGGGCTTGGGGATTCAGAATCTAGGAAGGAATCAAGAAAACACAAGTGATTATAAGTCTTTTCCACTGGCGTTTTTACCCTCCTTTCATTAACTCACCTTCTTGAACTGAGGAACTGCATTCTAATCTGGGGTCCATGTCTTCATCCTTATCTTCTTGCTCCCAATCTTCTCCCTCTTGTAAATCCTGATTGGTCAGGCCTTGTAGGGGGCTTGGCGCTAAAGGCAGAGTTCTGAACCTCTTTTCTTCTAGTTCTACAGTGGCCACAGGCACTGAACGTTTCTGTTGAGGAAAATATCTGTGTGACATAAACAGCCAAGAGCTTCCTAAATATGTTCTTTTCTCAAGAATTCctcctaggctgggcacagtgactcatacctgtaatcccaaccatttcagaggctgaggtgggggaatcgcttgaacgcaagatttcaagactagtctgggtaacatagtgagaccctatctctgcaaaaaaatcagaaaatgagcctggtgtggtggcacacaccacctgaggagggagaatcacttgagcccaggagttcaaggctgtggtgagctgtggtCATACCACaacaccctagcctgggtgacaagagtgagactaagaaaaaaaaaaggatggtttgaacccaggagtctccagcctggggaacagagagactttgtctctaaaaaaattccTCCTATATAATGAGcttccaatttctttctttctttctttttttttttttttttttgagacagagtttcactctttttgcccaagctggagtgcaatggcgtgatctcggctcaccgcaacctcagcctcctgggttcaagcgattctcctgcctcagcctcccgagtagctgggattacaggcatgtgccaccaccccggctaattttgtatttttagtagagacggggtttctccatgttggtcaggctggtcttgaactcccgacctcaggtggtccacctgcctcggcctcccaaagtgctgggattacaagcgtgagccaccgcgcccggcctgagcttCCAATTTCTAAGTTTTCACTTGACTAAAAGTGCTCTTCAAAATAGTCTTTGCCACTGTTTCATTATACcaatgttacaaaaaaaaaaaagaaatgcccttGCCATTATAACTTACCTTGTCCAGACGTTTCCGGCTGGCAGAGGAAGGCAGCGCTTGAACAGGTTCTCTGTTTGGAAGATGGGTCTGGTTTCTAGGATATTTTCAGGGAATGGGACAGATGAAGACCAGGGTAGGAGGTGGAACTGGATCTTTTATTACAACATTTAAGAGTGGAGATTAGAAAGGAAGACAATGCCAAAGCTTCCCATGTTAGTCCCACCCCGTCCCAAGTACCTCACTTCCCACTGTGCCATGTGCTCCCTTGAGGATCCTGGGAGTGACTGTCCTTGGTTGCTTGCCAGTGGATCTGACACTGACACCTGGTGGGGAAAGTGGCAGGAGCACTTGGTTCCCTGGAGTACTGGGATACCTTGGACTTCAGCCTTTGCCCCACCTTATCACAACTCGCTGCAGTTTCTGGCCTCACCTCCTCTAGTGCTATCTGTGGCTGTGATACTACATCTCCTTCAGAATAGTTTCCTGTGTTCTGCCAGCTCTCAGGATGTCTGGCATCTTCAGGCAGGTTGTGTCCCTGAACTGATAATGGGGCTGGGATAGAATCCATGGCTGCCCAAATAATGAGGCGCTCCCTGAGTGAGCCCAGGCAGTGGAGGCGGTTAGACCCAGACCTGGAAAGGCGTGGTGGAAAAAAATAGGGGGGTGAGCTCTTAAGCACCTCTCCACATTTCCCTCCCCCACTTTCCACAAACCCTTTCTTGCCTGCTACCTGTTCCCCCTTACCTGAAGCGTTGGCACACAAGGTCTAGGCTACCACCAGCGCCCTCTTGGCAACACTGGGACACTAtgaaggagaagaggcaggaCCAGCCAGGGCCTGGGAGCCTCAGATACTGGAGGTGGAAGGAGACGGTAAGCCCCATGAAGTCAGCCCCTCCCCCTCCTGCCGCCGCCACTCCTCCGGGAGCCAGCCTAAGTAAGACTAAGACGGGTCCCACAGGGCTCGTTAGCACACCAGGTGCAGCTGGGCCTGAGTTCCCCAGGAGGCTGAAACAGCACAGTCCCCTCAACCACAGCCCCCTGGGACAACCCCAGCAGCCTCCTCGCCCCATTTGGAGTTCAGTTCTCGGAAATACCTCAGACCGTGACCACTCGCAGCCTCCGGCCCCGACCGCACCTTCCACCTCCAGCCCACGTTTATGCTCCCTCGCCCTAACCTCACTCACACACCCTGAGCTCGCACTTACCCCTCGGTGGCCTTGGAAGGCAATCACCGGCCGTACCTGCGGGGAGAGCGAAGATGTGACCATTGAGCGCAGGTGAAGCGGTATCCCCAGGATCCGGGGTCCGGAGCCCGGGATCACCTGCCTAGCCGGCTTCACTTGGAGAGGTGGGGAGGCCAGAGCTTGCGGATGCCGTTCCCTCTCCCCTGCACCTTCTCCAGGGTCGCCGGCTGAGGCCCAAGGTTCCCAGAGGCAGGGACTAGAGAAGAAGGGGGCCGGCCGTACCTGTTGCCGCTGACACTCTTGCAGCGCCCGCAGCGCAGCGTCGTTGAGCCTGAGCAGTAAGAGGCTGGTCCGGGCAGCTGGCGTGAAACAGAGCCGGCGCTGTCCACTCAGAGGCTCCTGGAGCTCCTCCATGGCGAAGGGTTCGAGTGCAAGCAGCACGGGGGCCACAGGCGAGGGCCACCACCGCCACCTCCTCTGTGCAAGGTTTGGCCGGCACACCCGGTAACCCACGTCTGCCCCACCCTCCGCCCGGAACCCGCCCCTGGCTCCACCTCCGGCCAGCACCACCCTGAGGTTTCCCAGCCGCGTGGGCGGCGCTTCGCTTTCCCGGGCCAACCCCCCGGACCTCGGCGCTCTCTTCTAGGATCTGCGTGAGTCGCTTTGGGCTATCGGAAGAGCTATCCCCATTTCTCGGCAGAAAGAGTCCGCGACCACTGTCTGACCTCTCACCCAGAGTCCCCagtcctgcctcagtttccccagcgaCCCTGAATTTGGAGTTGCTGTCTCTAAGTGAAAGCTGAAACTGCAACCCTTTGAGGGTTTCAGCcgcagaggggagggagaaagggccTGATTGGTATGCGGGCTCAGCGGTTCGTGCCCAGTTAGCCCCGAGCCTCGGAGACCAGAGGATGGCTGACCCGAAGGGGCACCCGAGACAGCGCTTGGGCTTTTTCCCGCCCGCCGTTCCACCGCGCATCTGAAACCGGTTTCTAATAGACTGGAGAGGTAATCGGGCCCGGCGGTTGTGGTGGCAGCAGCGAAAGTTGGCTGTCACCGACTGGAGCGCCCCCAACTGGTGGGCAGGGATGCGGGCGCGGGTAGTGGCAGGAAAGTTGCAGGGCAGAGAGCCAGAACCCAGTCCTAGGTCTCATCTCGTGGCCTAAACACACGTCAGAGTGGTGAGACCGCTCCCTGAGGAGGGCCAGGAGCTGCCATGAAGTCGCCAGGCATTCCAGAGGGCCAGATCCTGGTGCAGTGAGACCCCAGGACCAACCTCTGGCCAGCCCTTGGTGTTTCCACTTGTTCCTCTTTGATTATATTTCCCAAGAGCCTTAATGTTGTCCTGTTTCCTAACCAGGATCCGTCTGTTAAATCCCTGGACCTGCACAATCCCAGGGAACCTTAATGTCCTCCACCACAAATAAAATTACCTATacgtttgtcaaaactcatcaaaaaaatacccataatttttgttttgttttgttttgttttgtttgagacggagtctcgctctgtcacccaggctggagtgcagtggcgcgatctcggctcactgcaagtttcgcctcccaggttcacgccattctcctgcctcagcctcccgagtagctgggaccacgggcacccgccaccacgccccacgcccggctaattttttgcatttttagtagaaacggggtttcaccatgttagccaggatggtctcgatttcctgacctcgtgatccgcccgcctcgccctcccaaagtcctgggattagaggcgtgagtcaccgtaccAGGccaatacacataaaatttgtaTGTAAATTGTACTTCAATAAAGTTGATCTTTAAAATCTGTGctatctctgtttctctgtgaCAATATCCTAATTTGATAAACAGTTGTGGTAATGGATAAAGCTGGTCTCTTAGCTGGGCAtagcagtgcatgcctgtagtcccagctactcaggaggctgaagcaggaggatcgcttgaatccacgTTCAGGCCATGTTtttgtcactgcacttcagcctgagcgacagagagagaccctgtctcaaaaagagagagaaaaaaaaaaaaaggccgggcacaccagctcctgcctgtaatcccggcactttgggaggctgaggcaggtggatcacctgaggtcaggagtttgagaccagcctggccaacatggtgaaaccccgtctgtactaaaaatacaaaattaaccgggtgtggtggcacacgcttgtagtcccagctacttgggaggctgagacaggagaatcacttgaacccaggaaggcagaagctgcagtgagccaagatcatgtctctgcactccagcctgagtgagacagagcaagactccatctcaaaaaaaaaaaaaaaaaaaagaggctgagtgcggtggctcatgcctgtaatcccagcagtttaggaggccgaggcagatggatcactgagctcaggagttcgagacctcccagggcaacatagtgaaaccctgtctctactcaaactacaaaaaaaataaccaggtatggtggcacacacctgtggtcccagctacttgggaggctgaggcaggagagttgcttgagcccagagatgaatgttacagtgagccgagatcacaccactccactccagcttaggctggagtgagactccatctcaaaaaaaaaaaaaaaagaggctgggcgcagtggctcatgcctgtaatcccagcactttgggaggcggagacaggtggatcacctgagcttaggagttcgagaccacccagggcaacttggtgaaaccccatctctactaaaactgcaaaaaaattaaccaggtgtggtggtgcacacctgtagtcccagatacttgggaggctgaggcaggagaatcgcttgagccccagaggcgaatgttgcagtgagccgagatcacgccactccactccagcttaGGCTGGAGAGatactctatctaaaaaaaaaaagaaacctgagtTTTGCTCAATATGGGGACAGAGAGATAGGAGTCATGGTAGGCGAAATAGATTCAAGAAAAAGTTTTAAGATGGAAGAAATAGCATGTTCTATGTTGACAGAAATAACTTTTAGAACATCTCCAAAATTTTGATGGTGTAGGAGATTTACTGCAGTAGTGCACTTGAATAGGTTTGAGGTCATGAGATCTATTCAGGATTGGCTTTAGGTAGGAGTGTGGGCAGTTCGTTTATGGTAACGGGCCACAAGCAGAGAAGGTGGGTGCAAGTGTAGAGGTTAGGCAGATGTGGTGGGagtctgaaaatttttttctgattgcttCCATTTTTCTCAGTGAAGTAGGAAGCAACTGAGAGAGAGGATGAGGGAGGAGTGATTGGGGTTGAGGTGTGAACATAGTGTGAAACAGTTGCCTGTAAGTGTGAGTGAATAAGTTAGGAATGTGTCAAACACTAAGGACTGATGATAaatctgaggcttagagaagcaGAGCTTCTAAACCTGGGCCTACAGATCATAGAATTCAGGGAATTTGTGAActtggaagggaaaaaaattacttatttatttatttttgaggcaggtgtccctctgttgcccaggctggagtgcagtgacacaatcatagttcactgcatccttgaactcctgggctcaagcagtccacccgcctcagcctccttcaCAGCTGTAACTACCggagtgtgccaccatacctagcaaattttttaaattttttgtagagacaggatcttgccatgttgcccaggctggtctcaaactcctggcctcaagcgatcctcccacctcagcctcccaaagtgctgagattacatgcatgagtcagcatgcccagccaaaattacATCTGTATTTTCACTAACCTTTAACAGAAATTTAGCATCTCCTTTAATTATGAatgtaggcaacagatcactgGTACTGGCGGTAACTGCAATGTTCTTACTAATAGAAAtaacagatattttcattttacattacaAGTGTTGAAGATACATCTAAATATTGTTTGCATTCAGCACACTTTGTAATTATAATTGCTATTAGACTTACTGTTAGATCTTTAATGCATTGATAAAAATCAGTTACTACaccataaacattttaatattttgataattatatgTGAATATGATTGTTTTCCTTTATGAACCCATGTGttttttgcaaattaaaaaaaaatgtttattttctttttttggagacggagtttggctcttgtcaaccaggttggagtgcaatggcgcgatctcggctcactgcaacttccaaatccctggttcaagggattctcctgcctcagcctcccaagtagctaggactacaggcacgtgccaccacacccagctaatttttgtatttttagtagagatgtattttagtattttatttttattttttatatgtatttatttttatatgtatttttatatgtatttatttttattattttagtttcaccatgttggccaggatggtctcaatctcctgaccttgtgatccgcccaccttggcctctcaaagtgctgggattaaaggtgtgagccactgtagctGGTGATcttaactggttttttttttttttttttgagacggagtcttgctctgttacccaggctggagtgcagtagagcgatctcagctcactgcaagctctgcctcctgggttcacgacattctcctgcctcagcctcccaagtagctgggactacaggtgcctgccaccatgcccggctaatgttttgtatttttttttttagtagagacagggtttcaccgtgttagccaggatggtcttgatctcctgatctcgtaatccgcccacctcagcctcccaaagtgctgggattacaggggtgagccaccgcactcggcgatcttaactgtttttaagtgtatggttcagtagtgttaagtacattcatatcGCCCTGCAGCCAATCTCCAAAGCTCTTCATCTtggaaaactgaaactctatacccatttaACAATTCCCCgtttccccctcctcccagctgcTAGCAACAACCAcccttctgctttctgtttctgtgaatttgactactgtaGATACCTCATACAGTAGTCTACCCTTATCTTCAGGGAAATTCCAAGGccctcagtggatgcctgaaactgcagaaaatACTGAACCCGAATGCTGACAATCAGAACATGTTACTGTTCATGTCTCCCATCCACAAATgtaatgccttttccatcttaattAAGCACTTATGATGCACTGTGGCCATAACTTTCGCAGTTTGAGGTGCAACAGCAAAACTGGCatgagtttttttctcttttttttcacaatttcatGAATAGAGGAGATTTATTCTTACCTTaaatcttagcaacctcagcataagttttttttttttacttattgaGAACTTCCACCTTTTcatttaaaggaagcactttatggcttctctttggcaaaGCCAAATTGGCAGCACCACTACTCTTGCATTTTGGGctcattattaagtaaaataagggttgcTTACATACAAACACTGTGATACGCtctgataactgagatggctactaagtgattAGTGGGTGAGTGTTGCCTACAGtgtggatacactggacaaagggaggaTTGCCATCCTGGGTGGGATGGAGAGGGAGGATATTTTATCACACTATTCAGAACAGCACTTAATTTAAAAGCTTATGAGTTGTTGGCtagccacagtggctcactcctgtgatcccagcactttgggaggccgaggcaggtggatcatttgaggtcaggagttcgagaccagcctggccaacatagtgatatcccatgtctactaaaaacacaaaaattagctgggtgcggtgactaattttagtcccagctactcaggaggctgaggcaggagaatcacttcaacccaggaggcagaggtttcagtgagccgagatcgagcgaggttctgtctcaacaacaacaaaaaacttattGTTTATGTctgcatttttccttctttttttttttttttgagaaaaagtctcactatgttaccaccaggctggagtgcagtggtacaattccagctcactgaaacctccgcctcctgggttcaaacgattctcctgccttagcctcctgggactacaggcatgccatcatgcctggctgatttttgtattttcaatagagatggggtttcaccatgttgcccaggctggtctcgaactcctggacttaagtgatccacctgcctcagccttcccaagtgctgagattacgggtgtgaaccactgcacctggctcttcttcttcttcctcttcctcttcttcttcttccttttttgagacacagttcgCTTTCTCacactggctggagtgcagtggcgcgatctcagctcactacaacctctgcctcccgggttcaagcgattctggtgcctcagcctcccgagtacctgggattacaggcacacgccactgtaccctgctaatttttgtatttttagtagagacggggtttcaccatgttgtccaggctggtcttgaactcctgacctcaggtgatgcccacctcggcctcctgtagtggtaggattacaagtgtgagccaccacgcttggccctacttctatttttaaaatgaggatttaACTCTCATCTGCCCCCAAAATATGCATGtactttctctctccatcttcctAATGTAGTAACGTTATTTTTGTTATATCAATATTGAATGTTTCTATTATTAGGAGTATGTAAATGTTACTTGCAAGCTGTGACACTTAGAGTATTatgttcacattttctttcttgcatGTTCCTCTACACGAATTAataattatgcattttttttgtttactttgttacCTATGTACTTATTACCAATTGATTCTCATGCCCTCTTCTAGGAGTATAACTCTCCTCTCAGTATAACCAAATACAATCagataatttatcaattttatcaggttccatttttttcttaggTATATGGCTCCAAAGCCCTCCATACTCCTGCTCCAATCTGAAATGGTTGTTCTCCAAGTCGGATGCAAAGCTATTATCCTGGGATCTTCCTTCAACCTCAGCCAGAGGATTTCCTTCACTTACTGTGTCAGATACACTTTTTCCTGGATCCTGTAACTTTTTGCCTCAAAGGATTTATCCACCATGCATTCTTTTCAGGAAGCTTTTGGACAAATCCTTTGAGACTTtgcatatctttattttattctcataactttttttttttttttttttttttttttttttttttagatggagtcttcactctgtcatcgggctggagtacagtggcgtgatcttggctcactgcaaactctgcctcctgggttcaagccattctcgtgcctcagcctcctgagtagctgggattacaggcatgcaccaccacacctggttttgtttttttgtttttttttttgagaaggagtctcactctgtcaccaggctggagtgcagtggcatgatctcggctcactgcaatctccgcct
This region includes:
- the ELL3 gene encoding RNA polymerase II elongation factor ELL3 gives rise to the protein MEELQEPLSGQRRLCFTPAARTSLLLLRLNDAALRALQECQRQQVRPVIAFQGHRGYLRLPGPGWSCLFSFIVSQCCQEGAGGSLDLVCQRFRSGSNRLHCLGSLRERLIIWAAMDSIPAPLSVQGHNLPEDARHPESWQNTGNYSEGDVVSQPQIALEEVSVSDPLASNQGQSLPGSSREHMAQWEVRNQTHLPNREPVQALPSSASRKRLDKKRSVPVATVELEEKRFRTLPLAPSPLQGLTNQDLQEGEDWEQEDKDEDMDPRLECSSSVQEDSESPSPEDVPDYLLQYRAIRSAEQQHAYERDFETDYAEYRILHARVGTASQRFIELGAEIKRVQRGTPEYKVLEDKIVQEYKKFRKRYPGYREEKRRCEYLHQKLSHIKGLILEFEEKNRGS